In the genome of Dioscorea cayenensis subsp. rotundata cultivar TDr96_F1 unplaced genomic scaffold, TDr96_F1_v2_PseudoChromosome.rev07_lg8_w22 25.fasta BLBR01001155.1, whole genome shotgun sequence, the window GGTACAATTTGTAAGAAAGGAAAGCATATACAGTTAGTGGCGCAAATACACATCTTCCCAACACTGCAAACACTGTCAAATAAGCATAACTAAAATAAGTTATAAActgatatttatatatctcttggccaagaaagaaaaattttataaatagaaattaatctTATGAAACTATTAAAAACTATTGAAATTAGATTAGAGAAGTTTGATTTATACCTACTAGGGCTTTGACAATTTGCAACAATATCACCAcgatatatataattgatatcaCACGATAGTAATGCTTTCGATTATGGTCATAGACATCTATGCAGCCTAGAAAATGTGACTCTATTCCCAATGCAATTACTTCAATCCATCGTTTGATTGAATGTTTATCATAGGTGATATACTGATAATTTTCCCTGCGACAAAGAATGGTTAGTATTAACCCACTAATTATATGACATGCAAGTAGAAATAACATATACACATTCGCATACTCATTTGGGAGAGGTATATACTTGCCACTCTTGACAAATAGTAAAATTACTTGCCACACCTCCCAAcaatttttgatgatttaacTAGTGTTAAAATGACTGTTTTTTTTAACCCCTATTCTTGTGTATTGTTTTAGTAgtctataaaattatatatacacacatatataattataaatattataagaaaaaatagttttttaaatgaatatataaatatttttaatgaagcaataattatgattttttttttattaaaaacagatCAAATGTAATCTCATATTccatatctaatatatatatatatatataaacgataTAATACATTACAAAggatattttcataaaaattaaaaataattcattttcatcgaaatttaaacattaaaaaaaaaaatttgttcccAGCGTCAAGTAAACTAGAACCAGAGTGGAGGTGATAATTAAGTAATTGAGCTATTTTGCAGGAgttttaagaagaagaaaaaaatcacatgtTGGAAATAAATACTCACCTTAAGGACTCATTTAAGCAATGTCGGAGACCTGGGCTGTAGGCTGACTTTGAAAAGCTGCGAAGGGTGAAGCCCTGGTCTAGAAACTTGAATATGTCAGTTGGTTGTTGGTCTATCGAGTACCAATCAATATAACTATTATCAGGAAACATGGCAAGAAATCGGCAGGAAGGCATAAGGTTGCGAACTTCATAAACTCCATAATTAAGGTTGTGAACTTCATATAGTCGATAATAATCAGGATCAATGTGATAGATGAAGGAGTTGTTGTTGCTCAAGCAAGGCACAGGCCGGTAATAGTATTTGGAAACGTTGTCCTTCACTTCCTTTGAACAATTCACGTAAGTAACCCATCCGAATACATCATAGTACTTGTTACTCCTCATCTGATCAGATAGTGTGAGAGGAGAGGCCGGAAGGGGAATATGGCTGCAGCTGCCATTATTAAAGTTGTTGTACTTCTCCATTCCAACATACTTCACGTGTATCATGAAGCTTTTATCGCTAAGGTATTTAATATCGGTGATGTAGTAGCTGTGGGAGCTTAGAGTGAGGATGGTGTGGTTTAGATGATCACACGTGAGCTCGTAGTTTGGATCGCCACAGTTGGAAGGATCATCTTTGAGACGGAAAGGATATCTTATGTTTGTGAGGTTCCCACATGATGATGGAGCACAATGATCTCCTGCTGCTACGGAGACAAGAGTACTactagaaaagaagaaaaacgaGATCAGGAAGAAGATGGTAAAGTGCTTAACTGAAGGAACTACTGCAGGAGAAGGAACATTAAGGATCACCATGTTTAATTGAATATATAATTGTTGTATCTCGATCAATCTGATGATTCCTACAATATCATGTTGcatatgttgatatatatacacacgtatAAGTCTCAATCACCATGTCGTGATATTATAAAATtcttatgaaaagaaaattccaTAATGTGATATTAATAGTCTTCATTTTAATAATGCAAAACCATCTTGGTAATTTGTCATTCGAACTTACGTCATTTCAATGTCagtatttatttcaaattaattaagtcTCTCagaacttccaaatcagctatgtaattttcttttttacttaaatCTCTGGTGACATTCAAGTCAATTAAGCTTTAAATTAGATAAGATatgctataatttttttaaataatgactTTTAAAAAAggtattttataatttctaaaaacttatttttgtaatttagaaagataaatattttaaataaaaataagaatatgaaaatattctaaaaaaccAAAGAGGctataaacataatatatatatatatatatatatatatatatattcaattcaaCACAAGATGTTGGAATTTAAACGCCTCCAAATTGGACTTgtgctattattatttcttcatttcaGTTGGACGGCTAAGTATACCTTTCAAGTCCTTgtgctattattatttattaatttttatatcaacAATTAATGCAAGGTCATTTTTGTCATCATCACTTCTGCATTAAATATCTGAAGACTTCTAAGTCAACTATGCTAAGTTACTAGTCTCCCCATTGCCTCATTGATGcgttttttatgttatttcttatattaaataaaaatctaaaaataaattcataaaatttagattttataaattttattatgtacataaaatttatttaggtATATTAGTAATTCAATAAATATAGTTTGAAAGGAAAAACTAAATTAAGTTGCATATtgtaacaaatttaaaaagcaaaacaatatttattttaattatattttatattactttatgataaagtttttttttgctttattattattttttttttacaaatagacGACCAGCGCCCTCCATTTAAAGATAAGTTAGGAACGTGCACGTGGGAGCACCGCTCACCGATCCGTGTACACACCTTGCGTGAAGTGGGATTCGATCCCGGGTCTCTCCGAAACGAATGCCTTACGCAAGAAACTCGGTACCAATTGACCTATTGATTGTTGGCTCTTTTGCTTTATTGCGTCAcaatctttttttaatgtgtttgttataaaatgtttttaatgcaAAAATTCAACACAAATAAAGGACAATGATCTCCTGCCGTGACAAGAGTGGTACTAGAGAGGAAGAACAAGAGCAGGAGGAGGATGGCAGAGAGCAAAGCTGCTGCAGCAGCAGAAGAACAAGCCATGTCTTTATCTTTCAATATTTGTTACAACTCGATCGCacaagtatttaatttaatcgTCTCTATGCaacgcatatatatatatatatacaaggctGATCATGTTATAAAGTTATAGCTGTGCGTTATTGACTCATTCATCTATAGAGGGCCCTCCGTCAAACCTGCTGGTTGGcaaataagattttttaaaaaatatttggaaatgGTCCTCAGTCAAACCTGGTtggcaaataattttttttaaaaatattttaaaataaaactctaaTACGTGTGCATGGGAGTGAATTTATTACCTCAGCACACACGTAGTCTCACCTTGAATAAGCTAACTTTTGAACTTATTTTTTCAGCAAAACACATATATACCAAGAGATcgttgactatatatatatattatttcattaacaatttttatttttattgtttaatatataaatgcTAATTTTATATCACACGTTATGTGATTAAGGTCTATTACTTGTAAGCATTTTATCAATACAAACATTTTGATGCTAAACACATTGAGATCTTGATGCttataaaaatgagagaaatgccaagtttattttgtgatttatatgtatatataaattaaaagatttattttttcaaatattttgtataatatatatacgtATGCTCATATGTATGTCAATATGTGTACATGTgaagcattactttttcttaattatattttgtatgaGTTTAGGGaaactaattttcttatttatttccaaaaatttgTGCTTAAGTATCTTAAAACAAACATGCTTCCTTCcaacaaaatgcaaaaaaataaaaacattatttaaaataaataaataaaacgatTATAAAACGAAAAAGTGCTAaatcttatattaaaaaaagtccattatttgaagttattattatttcagtTGGAATTTAAACGTCTCCAAATTAATTGGAATTCCAAGTGCTTGTGCATGTATTGGCAGTCTTCATTTGAATAGATAACTCAGTCAGTTTCCCTTTCAACTAAAAATTTGTGATGACCAAAATCACCAAACAGGCTAACCAAGTTATTAATTGATGCGATTTTCTGACCacattttcaattaaaaagcCAATAAACAGAGTTTTCCACATGGCCTTTATCATTAGTATGTGATATTGGAGACGTATATGGAGAGTAGAGAGAGAATGGTGCGGTTGGGATGATCGCATGTGAGCTCATAGTTTGGATCTCCACCGTTGGGAGAATCATCTTTGAGACGAAAAGGAAATCTAATGTTTGTGAGATTCCcacatgagaagaagaagaacaagatcaGGAAGAACATGGTAAAGACCAGAGCTCAAGCAACTACTCCATGAGAAGGAACATTGAGGATCATTatgttaatttgaatatatatatataattgtcctACAATATCatgttgcatatatatatatatatagaggaacTACATGTCTGTCTCAATCaccatttttaaaaagtaatctaaagtttttataaaaaaatccataaagtGGCATTACCAATCTTCATTTTATACCAGTCCATCAATGCTAATGTTTCCTTCaaattatatcaaattttttttttataaaaatgaataaagcaCTACTTTATTAGAAACAATAAGTATAGAAGGAGACTagcacagaaaaaaaaaaacgagcACCAAAGCAAGAAAAATAGAACACCTGAGGTCTCACCAATAGTGAGGCACTCAGtacaagaagaaggatgagaggaaaaaaaacaaataggggactaagaagagaaaaagaaagaaagcaattGGGTCGGCAAAGACATCCGTCTGGGGACATAGGTCTACCCGAGCTACCTGAAGGAGCTGATTACTCCTGAGCTATGGGAGGGTCTGCATTACCCTGTATCATTTGCAACTCATCACCCTGTATCATTTGATTCTCTACGAAGCTTTGTTAAATTTATGTTATTGAGGGTCTGAAGTTGTGGAAAAGCAAAAGAGAAGCATATTAGTAATTTTGGAtgaaacattatgaaaagataaaGCAAGTAATTGAAATATAAGAATCCTTCTTTCCAGCAATATATTCCAAATAATGGCTCTGGAAATTAGATCCCATAACATCCGTTGATTAgaatttaacaaaagaaaccagGTAGTCCAATTAAAAGGATTGTATGATCGGATGCCCATATTTGGTATTGTATGATGTAGTGATCATTAATTTGTATGAAAGAGCTTCGCATTTAATTAAAGtctagttttgtttatattaaatgtgatattagtaatgagaaaaacttaattttatttatttgtttgaattaaatgttttattagatattttaaatcaattataattattaaaaaaatatttttattttatgggaCAAAGTATACCAGCACTTTGCATATTGTTTGGAGTATAATTATTAGTCATTCAGGTAAATATAAGTTAAcgaaaacatttttaaatattattgtaggattattaactatttttatgatatataatatatattattcattaccacttgttagttaaataacttgaagaaaaaaacaaattcttaataatttttgtttaaattaaatcatggtattaataattgaaaaaaattaattaattaattatatatatatattttggtaatAAATGTCcaggaaaattttaaaaactagatatgtttatagtttttattatataaaactaTTTAATCACAGTTTTCATTGTATGTCTATATACAATTTTGGTTTAAAACTCTTAAGATTATGAAAATCAGTGCAAAGGGAGAGAATTTGcctagtgtatatatatatcaaaaattaaGTGAGGTGGAGTTCATTCCAAGTCCCGTGCATGCTCTATGCCTTTATCTTTCATTAATTCATCACTAATTaggaatttttattgatattatcTAATTTTTGTGTTATAGTAtccatttttgaataataggcgacaagcaccattttttatgaatataaacagtaccgaACAATACTGGAACCCAGATATACAGTGTATATATAGTATAAGAATAGtataataatcccggatgaatagtgtatgaacagtacaagGGAACAATACTGCCGGGGGAGgaatttgaacccatgatctcTCCCTTACACTTTTGGTGttataccattgggctatccaatggttgaccaTATTATCCACTTATAACAGGCTTTGctataaataaaagtaatttaataCAAAGAATTTGTtgtaaataaagaataatactcTCTTCATCCAGTTATAAGTGTCCATCTTACATGCATGTTTCACAAAAAGTAAGAAACTTAGTTaggattaaaaattttataaacatttagGAGTCATTTGACATTGTTgccgattttttttttaattttatgttttgcaaacaaaactaataaaaacatgattgataccatgtttttatttttaaaaattttgacaacaatcctttttttttttcaaaaaactggaaacaatatttttatattttcaatttttttaaacattttcaaaacCTCTCCTCTCACCATGAAATCCTTGCTCTTCtacttctctctttctttctctctctctcttctttggtttttgatttttattttttttaaatatcatttttttcacaaattaatattgttaGTACAACTGCACTATTATTGCCATGATTTGATGCATAgtcaagatgatgtggcaacctGTGTGATGTGGCATAATTCATGACATGGCAAAGCATAGTGACGTGGCAAGGAGTCTTtacttggaggcaaatatcttgaagatttggagaagctatttttggtaatgtgtcacaacttgaagacaagatcataacAAGGCCATATTTAGAGAAatttgattggagactaaatatggGTGAAGCTAAATTGaggaaatacctatcaatggtatgattaaaggctattgaaggtatgatttgaatAAACCTTAATAAGTATGATGgaagactattaagggtaagatttgaagacatgtctattgttggcatgattgagatgattaattgaagatctttcttgggaagatttgaagaccaaacttggatgaattgaagatcaagtttggaatgTTTCGTGAAGACGTACAaagacgtgcgccccttgcgagggactgcgtggtgaggaactgaggaggtaggctaatTCCCGGTTGTCAGGATCGGGAGATCGGGCTGTACCGACTCGG includes:
- the LOC120255715 gene encoding rust resistance kinase Lr10-like, whose product is MVILNVPSPAVVPSVKHFTIFFLISFFFFSSSTLVSVAAGDHCAPSSCGNLTNIRYPFRLKDDPSNCGDPNYELTCDHLNHTILTLSSHSYYITDIKYLSDKSFMIHVKYVGMEKYNNFNNGSCSHIPLPASPLTLSDQMRSNKYYDVFGWVTYVNCSKEVKDNVSKYYYRPVPCLSNNNSFIYHIDPDYYRLYEVHNLNYGVYEVRNLMPSCRFLAMFPDNSYIDWYSIDQQPTDIFKFLDQGFTLRSFSKSAYSPGLRHCLNESLRENYQYITYDKHSIKRWIEVIALGIESHFLGCIDVYDHNRKHYYRVISIIYIVVILLQIVKALVVFAVLGRCVFAPLTVYAFLSYKLYQIMSYVDNVEKFLRNQQTLVPTRYSYTDIITMTNNFKEKLGQGGFGSVFKGRLPWDRLVAIKMLTNSKYNAGEDFINEVSTIGRIHHINVVKLIGFCSDGTQRALVYEYMPNGSLDKFIFSSSNVPNHKFSLDKLIDIALGVARGLDYLHKGCNMQILHFDIKPHNILLDHNFNPKVSDFGLAKLYPKNNSLVSLSVARGTIGYIAPELISRSFGVISHKCDVYSFGMLLLEMAGGRRNSDPKAENTSQVYYPSWIYDKLIEDTIESNVVEMDTTIEINEREKKLSMIGLWCIQIRPSDRPSMCKVIEMLESDMSSLQMPPKPFFSEPT